Genomic segment of Drosophila biarmipes strain raj3 chromosome 2L, RU_DBia_V1.1, whole genome shotgun sequence:
CAAGTTAGCCTTTGAACTTCTAGCTAAACTGCCAACTCAGTCAGTCATCAAATTATGTGAAACCAGTCGGGTCCATTTTTTTGTCTAGCAAAACACAGAAGCACACAAATTTTCGACCTGCAAAATGGAAGAGACTGAAATTTtggaaaatcaaaatataacaCAAGCAGTCAAGATGAAACCAGCAAGTGCACAGGGTGAACACAAGGAGGAGTATTTGTTGAATGTTTCAGATTCTGAGGACTCACTTAAACAGAAAAATTTAAGTGTGGTCAAGAATCCTAAGAAGCAATCACAAATGGAAAACTTGGAACCAATCCAAGGAAAGGAAGAATCTCTGGTTGAAACACACAACCGTACAGAAGTAAAGGAGAACACGAAGATCGAGTCTAAGGAAACGGATAAAAGCTTTCCAAAGGATTCAAGGGAACTCAATCTAGAAGAAACAAAGACGGAAGTACCTGGAACCAAGGATAAACCTAACATTATTAACAAAGCTTCTACCAAAAGTATTCCGAAGAAACCCAAGGTACATAGTCAAGAAAAGTTGAATGATGCCGCGACGAATAGAAAACTAAAGATTGAAGAAAAGCCCCAAATAGCCAGCGAGTTCCTTGTACAAGAATCACAGAATAATGGCAAAGAAAAAACTAAGGAAGACAAGCAAAATCACAACAAAGGAAATGAGGAAAGCGAGGAAATTCCAAGGAGTATTCCGGAAAAGCCTGAAAAAAGATCCCTTAACGAAACGAAGGATCTCGCCACCTCAAAGGAACAGGACACTATTTCGAAGTCTGAGCCCATTTCACAAAACTTAAGTAACGAAGAACCACATCATGCGATAGCAAGCACTTCTTTGGCGTCTCAGGAGAAAGTGGAAAAGGCGAAGGAAGTTAAGAATGCACCGAACTCGATAAGAACTGCTGAAAAGCCTGCCAGAAAGGAAACCAGGACCCAGGCAAGGGACAAAATCAAACAGGATATGGAAGAATATTTCAGTGGTATCCAGGCCCTAGAGGTAAAGAAGAAAGTAACCGACGAGATGAACGCAAAGGAAGCCGAAGCCATTCTAAAGGAGGAGCAGCGAAGGAAAACCTGGAAGGAAATGGTCTCGGAGGTCGGTAAAGCCACTTCCCTATCCACTTCCAcgtaagaaaaaataatacatttattttactaGTTGATTTAAATTGTTCATCAGTCACAGCACTGCGTCGGGAAGACCGCCCCGATCCGTGGTCGTGGCCATCCTGCAGCGCACTGCCAAGGCCGAGTACAAGAGGAAAATGACCATCCTCAGGGAAAACTACAACTATCGCCTGGGGCTTATCAAACAGCTCAAACACGACATGAAAAACAACTTTAAAAGCGAGGCCCAGCAACTCTATTGCAACTACCACTCCATCAAGAACCAGACTCAGAATCAGCCCACTTTAAGCGATATGCATACGGTTTACTCCATGCCGAGCACTAGCCAAGATGTCTAGATAGGAATATTAAGGATAATAGCTCTTACACCTCTACTATTCGCCATCTTTAAGTATCCAGGTATATGGAAAGCACTAGAAAGGTGTAACCAGCAGCCGAAATTAGGATAGGGGCCATGTATCTTGTACTATACCATACTACACTAGACATACTATTCATGGCAAATCTTCAAGGACTCAGGACCTCAAAATCAAAGGTAGGAATATGGAATACCCCGTCGAAAGGAAGCTTATATTGTACTGTACCTCCCCAGCatgtttttaaataccttAATCCGTTCGGATCCATGCACGCTATACCTTCCATCACTAATCCTCAAAAGTGGCGCATACAAAGGACTTCAAGGTACTTTGAGAGCTGTACCTAGAACCAGGGCCCCGAAACCAACACAACCAAAGTGGAGCTTCCTGCCGAAAGCGGGATATTATGGGACTGTACCTCTTGCATTCACTCTGTGCACTTGCTTCTTTGCATCTTGAAGAAGTGCCTCTGTATTTCATTAAAAGTGTTTTAATGGTACAGTCACCGCTCGCTCTGCACGCCCCTCGGTATGCAACAGTTTTGTTGAATACCCAGCCACCTTAAATTTGCGCCACTTCTGTTTTGCATGTCGAAATAAAACAGCTCACAGCAAAGACAATGAAAATTGACCCAAATACCTGGCTCTATTGTAATTCTGCTCCTTTCGTATTGTAATTTATGGACTGCGAGAGTGGTGGTCTGGGGCCTTTTGGGGTCGCGGCTGGCGGGGAAAAGTGGAGCAACGAAGTGAACAAAAGGCGCCGTTGGTATCCAGCTCCGATTGTTTTGCTGgctttaaaatgtaatgccgCAGGTACATTCTATGGGCcctttaaatttcaaattgtagCTAAACttgaactttaaaatttacttGAATGATTTCTCCGCTTAAGAGAAACCTTAGGCTTTCCGTGGAGCCTTGATCACCATGGTCGTGGGCGAGAATCGCTCTACGGGCGGCTAATCCGTTCAAAGCTGCCAAAAATCTCCACTGTTTTTGGCTCGATGTGACGCACAAAAAGTTGATGGCCCACTCGGAGGGGAGGAGAAAGTTGGGGGAAAGGTTGGAAAGTGACGGACGGACACTCGTGGCAGGCGCTTAGCAACAGACAGACAAAGCTGCAGGCCTAAGCCCACGCCCCTTCTGCTCAGCCGCCCCCTGCGGCGGCTTACAACAAAGCAAAATGGTAAATAAAGGCCAAAAGCACTGACAGCGGGCGTTGAAATGGAAATCAAAATCCCAGTCCCATCCcgaaatcaaagcgaatcaaTGGCGATGCCAACGCTTCCAACCCCGCTCCACAgagaaatacaaaaattgatcaaaattgaaaatttactTTGGCAATTTGGACTGCAGCAGCGTGCCAACAATGAAATATGTCAATTTCAATTATGCCGGGGTAAAACACACGCCCCTCGCCGCGGGCCAAAAAGTACTCGAATCCGAATCTATTTCAGCGTTTCACCAAATGTGTAAATTTTCCTGTAAAGCTCTATCGATTGCAGAATTGGCAACGCCTTGAATCGCCTTCGATTGAGCCATCATCAGCCGGGGCTGATTGTCGGCCGGGTAATTATAGTTGTTAGGGCTCATGTTGGCCCGGAATTTGCTGACAGTTGTCTGCAGCCCGAGGCGTGGATTGCGCAACGATGGAACACGCAGTTTGCCAATAAATCGAATGTTCTTAGCGGCAGCTTATTAGGTTATGAAGGGTATATCTTTCTGAAAGCTGTCCTCTACGCGAATGggacatttaaaaattcttaaaaaatactacttattttaaacttttctcTCTATCAAGTAGTAAAGGATTTAAGGGATTTATATATGCCTATAAGGTAATTCCAATTACTTTGACGTATCTGAGTTGTGTggcacttaaatattttttgttaggcATTtcatgaattttaaataatatttaaattttaaataaaaatcacaatCACCAAGAAAAGGGAATTAACTTGGAATTTTCTGCTTATGACGATTCAAAGTGGGTGATTTCTTTAttgaaaaacatattaaagaaatatttctcTATAATGTCAAAATTAGGCATAAAATGTTCTCAAAAATGTTATCTATAATTTCCgagaatataattattaaacagtgtgatgtaaattaaaaatatacaatatgTTATAACCGGAAACATAAGCAGCATGTGCGAAACTTTGCGCACATAACTTTGAACGTCATCGATTTCTCAGGTCTGCCGTGAGATTTCCTGTAATATAAACTCCTGCTGCACAGGCCTTATCAAATGGGCACTATCAAAAGGCCATAAAACTTTCGCCCAACACTTCGCAGACAGGAAATATGACAGGGCTCCGCACAATAAAACGAGCTGCCGGTCATTTGCCATGTCTAACTGAGAggactgactgactggctaTCTGACTGGCTAACTGACTGGCTGACTAGCTGACTGACCATCTATGTGTCCTCTGTCCCCCGGATTGATTTGCAAGTGGTTGCCTCCAGCCGGAGCTGGGATTGAAATTGAACTTGAAAAGTGCACAGCAGACAGGCACAGCGCATTGACAATGACAAGGCTCTCACGATTACACAGAGGCAGGAgctgaaaataaaatgccaCGACTCCGGGCCTCCGACTCCCTGTTGTCGATATGATCTCGTCATTATGTCGCCAAAGGCGGGCTACTGCCGCGGGATGGAGTCGGGGTTGGGGTCGGGGATTGGATGGGGATGGCCGGGGAAGACGTCTGCAAGTTGCGTCGTGTGGGCGACACTTTTATGTGAAATTGATGATGATTGAAAGCTGCATCGGATGGGAACGCCAGGCATTCCTAGACATGGCAGCGTGACACTCACGACAATCGGGGATAAGgcattcgaaattcataaagaaaattaaaatttcaaaggaGTGATGAAGAATGAGCAATAAAATgagaaataaatatgaaatgggtagcaaaatatttaaagttttgaaATGATTTCATGGAAATAATGCACCCTCCTATATATAAGTGGCGAACTTTTAAGAAGAGCCCAAACTTAAGAaggaaaataagtaaataaataaataaataagtagaAGTAAAGGAAAAGAGTCTATAAAAGGATCCATACGAtccaaaacttaaaaaaaaaatcaatttttagtATATCAATAGTTTTAACCTATTTTATTTCACATTACATGGGAAACCATCACTCGAGTCACTCGAGATGTATCCCGAGCACCAGCTCCTCCCTAGTTGCAATACTGTGCCAGCAGCCTCTTGCCGATGTCGGCATACGAATCAAACaattaaaaggaaaacagGCCATGTTCTGTCCCCACATCACAGGCCCCCTCCCACCCCACGACTCCCATTTGAGGCTGGCCACAGATTTTTACGGCGCCACGATGTTCTTTAAGATATATGTGTCAAAACTACTTCTGTGCCATCGTAAATTTAATTCATAGGCGTCTGCGTCGCCAGCTGATGATTGTCATCGTCCTCATCATAATGATCATCCCAATCATCCCAATCGCAATCAGAATCCCAATAGTGTGGGCCTCGGAGGCGGGGGCGAGTGCTCATTGCATTTTTATCACTTACGCGAAATTGGTTTTTATGTGGCGGGAGTCTCATGTGCGCCTATTAAATGGAAGCGCTGCCTGCTCCTCCTTGGCCACCGCACTCGACATCGGTTCCACATGCGCAAGTACCACAACTACCAGTGGAGGGAGCACTAGAAGTACGCAATACGTATACGCAGGGATGGTCGGGCGGGCAGTTAAACGAAATGCTCCGCTGGCCGTTTAGGCGATGACAATCAGCAGAATAGTCAAGTGATATATTGCGGAGCATTTTGAGCCAAGGAACCAAGGAGGCTCTGTCActgttttattgatttatagGAAAGTAACAGCCGCCGGCTGATTGCAGTGGCTTGTGCCACTTGAGACATTTTAACTTACGCACTCAATTTGGGCTTTGAACGGATGGAATTGTCGGAGaattacctgcaataaaagaaaatcataTTATTAGAATGGAAACGGCGTTGCGATATACAAAGTGGAGaaaagtttatatttatttttgcataaacCAGCAGACAAACCAACTCTGAGCAAGTGATATGTTGTGCCATTAACTCCATATGCCTATCTGTGACCTGGAACACACAGGGCAAACAAACTTCGACCACCGttcctgcccctgcccccaTCCTGGGAATGAAAAATCTGTCAGGCTCAACAAACTGACAACTTAATGCCACAAGCCGACCAAGCAATCCCAcccagccgcagcagcaggagcgggagcgggagcaggagcTCAATGACTTGGCCAGACTGGTCTCTgtggtaaaatttaatttaacataCAATTCAGAATGCCCGGCGACAAATTCTCTGGCCAGCAACTAGGGCCACACAATGGCCGCACTGCCAAAATTGTTGCCTGGACACAAAGTTTTCGGccaggaggaggcggcggcccGAGGCCCAAGGCCCAAGCCCTTAATTATATTGAGTGTACGAAATCCTTTGGCCACACAATGGCCGGCAGGAAGTGAAAGTGGCCATGTCCTTGTGCCTGTTCGCCGTCGTGTTTAATCCGagcaatttgcaatttttggtaatttaacttgacaaaactttttaatggGGGGGAAGTCACCCCACTGACTTCCACTGAGGGACTGACAAAGGCAGCGCATGGCACTTGTGGCCCCCGTTCGATTCGATTCGCAACTGTTGCCAGGCTTCCATTCAGCCGGGCTCCTTAATCCCGGCGAGCAGCCCGAACCCTTCACCCGGCCCCATAAAACCATAATTTTTGATTGTTATGTACTTAAAGGCGAATTTCGTCATGTGCGCTGAATGCAAATTTCGTTTTCAATTCCGTTTTTATGTCTGTGCCTGGTCTATTATACTTCGTGATTTATGTTTTGTGTGATCTGGCCAGAGGGGATGATGGGCAGGCTCCTGGGAGGGGAAACATTAAGCGGACTAAGGCGTTAATATCCTTGGTGCCGGATTTGGCTGCTGGAGGGACTGGGCAGAAAAGAGTTGTGGCAATTTACGAGATGATTTGATTTTAATCTTTTTCCTCCCCCTGGGAATATTCGAAATGCGTATTTTGTTTCTGCTGAATCGGTGATGCGGTGGGCAGATTAAAtagcaaatatttataagtaaAGCGGTTTAAAAGAGATTTATGTGACTCAGAAGAGTCTGAGACAAAGAAGGGCtcttaataattaataatattaaatataaatacccCAACGAATAAAAAGTGTCAATAAAATGTTCAAGCATCACAAGGCATTGAGCAACCCAAGAAGGAAGGAGTAAGTCCCACTTAGGTTATTTATTGCCAGCACATTTTTGGTTCTTCTTCCACAACTTTCTCAAATTTCACTTCCAAACTTCCGAGCATTTTCCATCGAGCTACTTCAATCTCTTCTGATAGCTCTAAttaccagcaacaacagcagatCGCGTTGACAACAGAAGTTGCGGCGCTCGGGGAATACAAAGTTAAGGGATACAGGAGGAAAATAAATGTCCCGCCATAAGCTGTAATTTTTGCGCAAAAGTCGATCTCCCCCTGCCTCGAAGCAGTTTGAACTGTCAAAAATGACAAATAGCCCGtcgaagatttaattttgaatgcaCCGCTTCGCGTTGCACTGCAGTGGAAATTAACTAAGCGACCTGGAAAAAAGGCGACTTGGGCAATGGGGAAAAGTCGGTGGGAAAAGCACCCACCATGGCAACGCAGCCACCACCGAGAGACTCGCAGACGGAAAGCGGAATTAAACCCCTCGATCCGCGTGCACACACCTTCGACATTCCCTCCCTGCTTTCTGTCATTTTCCGAGGGGTGTGTTTGTCCAGGGGATGCAGCCGGGGCCGTTTCATGTTTGTCCGGGAAATTAGTTTGgctcagcagcagcatcattggaaaataaaagattttctGTTTAGCGGCAGCCCGGGCTGGGGTggagtatttaaaaattactcGTCCGCAGCACAATTGCGCAGCCATACGTTTTATTGCAGTTTCTGAAAAAAGCAGCCAGCGAGTGCCAAGGTTGCCGGGACTGCTGTGCACGTGGATGACGGAAACCCTTCGGGCCTTccacttattaaaaatatttgtttgtagTACCGGAGTACATCTGCAACTGGGCATTGTCTGTGGCCTCTCAGGTTGCCTTCACTGGCTTTATTTACGATTCGCTGGGgcatgtaattaaatttttggatTGCACCTTTTCAGCAGGAAGCTCTGCGCAGACAGATCAAATGTGGGAGTCCTGGTCTTTTGGATGGTGTAGCAAGATTTTAAAGTAGTACCTCTCTTTCCTGTTCCTTGCTTGAACTATAGGAAATTGTA
This window contains:
- the LOC108033839 gene encoding uncharacterized protein LOC108033839 — translated: MEETEILENQNITQAVKMKPASAQGEHKEEYLLNVSDSEDSLKQKNLSVVKNPKKQSQMENLEPIQGKEESLVETHNRTEVKENTKIESKETDKSFPKDSRELNLEETKTEVPGTKDKPNIINKASTKSIPKKPKVHSQEKLNDAATNRKLKIEEKPQIASEFLVQESQNNGKEKTKEDKQNHNKGNEESEEIPRSIPEKPEKRSLNETKDLATSKEQDTISKSEPISQNLSNEEPHHAIASTSLASQEKVEKAKEVKNAPNSIRTAEKPARKETRTQARDKIKQDMEEYFSGIQALEVKKKVTDEMNAKEAEAILKEEQRRKTWKEMVSEVGKATSLSTSTHSTASGRPPRSVVVAILQRTAKAEYKRKMTILRENYNYRLGLIKQLKHDMKNNFKSEAQQLYCNYHSIKNQTQNQPTLSDMHTVYSMPSTSQDV